The genome window TAATTCATGTTGTCACCCAGTTTCGTGTTTATACAAGGTAACATTCATGGCACAAGTGACTCCTAAATATAGAGCTGGGTGCAGAAATGTGTAGCAACATTTGAATATGTTGATCTTTGGACTTGGGCTGGTTTTTCCACTCatcttaatttaatattttacacatgAGGAAAAGTTTTAGTGTGTGGTCACAgacatttactgacattaaaGCAAAACTGTTTCTTTCCTATCCAGGACAAAGACGTGGCTCGGCTGCAGGACTTTCAGGAGCTCGAGGTTGTGTTGGAGAAAGCAGAAGgcctttctcttttctctgggACCGGGGGCTTAACAGACAGACCCTGCTACAACATGAAGGCCTCCCGCCTCACCTACTAGAGCTAGCATCAAGCTTGAGGTCTCTCTGTGTTACATGGGCTTCAGTAGCCACCCTCCAGCAACCATTAACTAGTTGCCTGCCCAAATCCCTTGTTacagctttgtttggatttgGTGTTTTGCCAATTTTCTCATTGgggtttcttttttcccccacgtTCTGTAGCTATTGTACTGTCCTCCTCTGGCCCTCCTGCTGCTTAGTGTACCCAACCAGTTGTAAGCGATTACTGATGCATGGTATACTCTGTTTTGTGAGAAAGTATTTGGGTCCCTCACCCCTCTCATTGTCTGTTTTCTCGCCTCCTGCTGCACTTTGTGCCAAGGCTGTAGTAAGACAAATAGAGGGGGACATTTTCCTGCTTTTTTCATGGACTGGACTTGAACGGGATTCTGCAATAGCCTTATATGGACACATCCCTACACCGGATGTGAACTTTGgtcacagtggaaaaaaaaggtctgttGAGACTGGGAGCAGAGGGTGACGGGAAGTTTTTGCATAACTCTCACTGATAAGATCACCTCACCCTTAGTCCAGAGAACAGGACGAGTTGCAGCACAGTCCACGTGCACACAGACACCTGGATTTCGAACAGATTGACGCATTTTCCGTTATCAGATATTCTAGCTGGCGTACACACATTCATACTTGCTTTAGGCATAAACCTTAGGGTCTTTCAGAGAGCACCTGTTGCTGGCCTCGTAGTCATGGTGAGCTCACAGCAGGCAAGATTTGAATAACTTTGGactaattataatttatttgctAAGAACAAATGCGGAATACTTTATTCTCTATCCATGCATGAATGGATACATTTGAGTTGGAGTACAGATTGTCCTTTATATTTAAGTAATTCAGTCATACActgtggaaaaggaaaaatcatcttgttttctctttaaataCTAATAATGCAGTATCACTTCTGCTCTGTAGGGCGTGTTACTCCATTCAGTTAGCTTCACATTTTAACTGTCAACTAACTGTGAAATCTTGTCTTTTTCGGTTTTTGAGTCATGTTGATTCTTCGTAAGAGAAACACATTCGAGTCAAAAGGTCCCAGCAAAGTTTGTGCATGAGGCTCACGTTTAATTTATCATATAAATTAAGACCTCAGTTGACTATTCTCTGTTGCTGTCTATTTGTGTAACTGTAATTAGAATCAAAACCAAAAACTAATCTAGCCAGCATAGATAATgattgcaggaaaaaaaaaaagacgaagcTGTCACTGCTTGAGTGGAGCCTtgttcaatttatttttttcccccacattttAAGAGGAAAGAAACATATTACAGCGCAtgatcttgttttaatgattgagTGCTTCCTTGTTCCTCCGACACTAATCCAAATGACTGTTTGTTGAGGCCAGTATAGTGctaatatgtatttttattaaagAACCTTTTAATTTGTGTTCTGTCGATGTTTCCTGGTACCTTAAATAGAGGAGTTGGTATCTGTCTTAAGTGCAGACACAATTATTGGTACTTATGGCAAGAAAAACTTATATATTAGGAATAATTTTGTTTATGCTGCTTTTATTCCTTTAATTCTCAGTGCTGGGTCTCATTCATTGTAGGCAGTGCACTAGATTGCTCATTACGTCATACAATCATAGGTTTCTTACCCAGTGCTAACTGTTTACTTTTCAATTGTACACCTGAAGCTCTTACTGTATTTGTATGCTTTCTGATATATTTGTTATTCATTTGTATAATTCTTTTATAACCAGCTAggcctgttgtgttttgtgtcaaaGAGCCTGCTGCGTTTGCAAGAATGGTAGGAGATGTAGGCAGATGCTTTTGTTGAAGCCAGGTGCAATGTGAGGGCTGGGAATGCGTGTTTCCAGAAAGTTCACCGTGTGACTGGAGGACTGCAGCGAGTGCTTATTTTTATGTTCCCACTTTGGTTCAATGCAGTGAAGTTGTGCCACACGTTTAAGGCAAGAGTTTGGTTGAGAATGTGGGAGAAAAAAGGACACTCCCCTCAGGTCATTTGTGACCATGGGTGAGTTGAGAGCAGTAGCATGTTTAACATGGGGGTTTTATAGGAAGGTCTTTTGATTCTGTGGGAAGGAGATGACAAATACTGTATTTGTCGGGGTTGCTTACTGTTCGAGAAAAAGCAGAATACAGTTTGACTTAACCTATGCATTCAGAGtctaatatttttatatacgTCCTGTGTACGTGCAGAAATAATCTTAGGCactgtttatgttgtgtgtttttgttctggaAACCTGTATCTGTTCTTTGATAAAGCATGGTAAACGACGTGATCTCGCCCGTCTTTGCCTCTCTAACCAGCCTTGTGCCTTTGGAAAGCTTAAGTTAATCAAAGTCCTGTCTAATTTTGAATGAAggggattattattatgatgggtttaaaatatacagtgtgtCTTTTGCTGAGTGAGCCACTAGAGGGAGCACAACAGCAAATATTGGCTTTAGTTTGGCCAGTTTCATATTATGGCTTTTCTGTGCATATTCCATTCATATAAGAACAAGAATTTTACTATGCACTGTTTATATTTTTGGCCCCTTTCATctttacacagaaacacatcagtTGTGCAAGATAATGCAGCAAGTgctcaataatcaataaaactATTCAGGACTGAGTGATGATGTATAATTCTTAGCTAGATTACATCCATTCTTATCAGTTTGAAATCACACAGTAAAACGCGTGGGACGAATGATAATCGTTATTCAATCATTATCAGTTTTACTTGTTTCTTTTGACCTaataatttcattatttaaccAAAACTATTGCCGGTTCAAATGTAACAGTATTCAGAGGCAGAATCCATATTTATAGAAGATCCTACCTTCACAGTAATTCTAATAAACTGCTAATAAACTTTGCCTCAACTAAGTTTCTCAGACAAGGAGATGAATGTATGGATAAATCCTCTTTCATGGggaaacatgttgttttatttcttattaaaGAAGTGTATACATTGAGATTGTCTCGATAAATAAGGTTGGAAACTAATGGTAACAACATGCAACAGCAACGTTGTTTAAAGTgggacagctgcaaacaggttagagtataactgaaaacacaaagcaccCATGCATAGTTCTAGACTGTGAATTGTACTGCTGTACTATTATATAGATTACATAAAGATAATATACATTACTTATTTGGCAATGAAATGGCAGGAAATTAAACTGTTCTTACTTTACAGATGTTCACTTTTTGGTTTAGACTTCCTTTAAACTATTAGTTGAACATGCAAGTGTATTACTACTCATTAGGTGCATTGTGATCTTGCATGCCCTCCAAAATTGTTCCCTATTTCATGTCTTAATATTGTTGCACGCTCCAGCTGTAGTTTTGTCTTGTCTGTTCTCTCCTGACCTGCATTTGAGCAGCAAGCCAACATTGTACATTTTGTTATGTTCCCTTTCTGATTTAAAGAACATAAACAAAGTAATTTAAGGTCATACTGACCCTTTCGTGGATCTGTGAAATCCTTAACCTTTACGGAGAAACGAGTACAAGTGTTCATGTGGTGAGCAGATGTTCAGACTGTGCGATCTGGAGCGCACAGATATTGCGTAAATGTGTGTCAGGAAGTTAGTGATGTGTATTGTCAATGTAGGAACAAGCAATGTATAAACATCAGGATCTATATACATTTCACATGTCTGTCCATCGGCATGTTGGGTTGTGTGTCTAGACTTGGGGCTGAAGAATCAGCTTAGCACACCCTGCTGTGGCTGGACGTGTCTCTCTCCTTTGTTCTGGAGTGAGACACTTCTAATCAGCTTAGTATGAACAGTCATAACATTTCCATTGTTTTAAATCTGCTCCACAGGCCTCAGGCGTCGGTCAAAGAAGCCGTGGACAAGGGTGCATGGTCAAGAACCCTTGAAGAGCATTTTAACTAAGGAGGCAGAATGATTGGACGATGGTCCTATGGTGCAACTTGTGCCCCTCTCCTATGCCCAACAGGCATAATGCACACATCTAATATACTCCGCTACTTATTTACAACTCAAATGCTCGCTTGACACTGTAAATTCACAGATAATATAGTGGAAAAgttaatgtaaaatgtactgTAGCCATCCTGTGATTCATACCATGCTGTTGAACTTGACTGTATTTATGTCAACATATCCACTACAGGTAAATGAATTAGTATGGTGGAGCTTGACATACTGGCTAATATTCAAAGATGTTTGGAAGAAAATATGCCAGGATCTTCCTACATCTCTCATCTTATGTTGATAGACTTACTCACATGTCCATTCTCATTCCCCCCACAAAACTTTGCCCACATTtcagaaaactgaaaaatgatatTACCCTCGTATCGCTTTCATGCTATTTGTATTCATGGAATATTAACCTAGATTGATGAACCCAGTGCGAGGAGCCACTCAACTCAGCTTTTAAACCATGATTTTGCTTCTTCCAACACTTGCACATGCAGTTCCTtaatcctaaacttaaccataatcAGTTAATGCCTTAACccaactttaacctaaccacagttcatatcttagccctaaacttgcCCACTTCCTCGGAAATAAGGCTCTGCCTTATTAGAACAAGGCAGTAGTCACCaagaggactactggtcctgatgaggtcagtgtttatgcccaaaaagttcataaaaaggtaacaaatacactcGATCTGTGCTCAGGCCAATGGGAGAATTTTAGTTCGCTCAAAAGAAGCTTAAAAGAAGGTGCAGTACATGATTCAACTGCATTGACATGATGAACACCAGTTCACACAAgtccaaatgtccaaaaacatcaaAACTTATATCACCAATCTCCATATTGCGAGacaactgaaaataaacacagacgGAGACATCACATGCCCCCTCTCACTTGTTTTGAACTGAGTTCAGAAAGATGGGGAGGGTGCAGAGAAGGTCAAAGTCAAGGTCTGTTTTCAGACAATACTGTTTACAGACAAGGCAGATAGACAGTCGGAATGCCCTGCATGAGGTCCTCTGCGTGGTTTTATTCGATATTGGACATGCCCCGTAGCCCCAGTGTTGGCTATGCCGAGAATGCAGGGTCCGAAGGGGCAAGGTTAGGGGTGCAGGGCCAGAGGGGAGTAGTGGGAGCGCAGACACTGAAAATACAGCTTGACTGTGACCTTTGAATACATTtaagagcgtgtgtgtgtgtgtgcgtgtgtgttcgtATAAAAGCCATTGTATTGCCAGCTGAACAATGTGATTGTTTGGAATATACTCTTAGTTTTATTGTGTGAAGTTGAAACTtacctgagtgtgtgtcttaggtttttgttgatgtgtggtctgccagtgtgttttccttGAGAACTCCGAGAGAGCAGACCAGACTAGACTGCAGGGTTTGGTCAGGAGAGCACATGGGGGCCTCTTTGGTCTCAGCAGGGACTCAGCCTGGGAGGCTTTACATGTTTAGTGTTTGAGTTGCCATTGTTGATGGACATGGAAATGTAAGCAGTTTCTATATTTTCATACGTGTCACTAACTAAATGAAATTCACACTGTGTAGGAAAATGAGGCCCAAAAAGTAGGACAGAATTAGCAGTTAGACACCAGGGTGTGACTCCACTGGTGGTAAAAAGAAAGTTTGAATAgaagtctatggggaaatgAACGTCTTTTTTGTGAGGGGTTAATGGTCTCAACACTAGATGCGggtcttcaatagaacatgaagTCAAGTCTTGccttttagaggaaaatagatgattttATGAACTATCTTCTCATTTGGAGAAAAATCGACACAGTGTGATCGACAGCTGATATCCATAATGTCCAAAAGATGCTGTTTTCTGTCTCCAAGTTGAGactcttctaataataatttccgGCAGGTTTTACTGAAAGgcgtaatgctgccctccacagttcaaagttccaaATCACGGGTTGAAGTTCCTCCTCTCATCCTTCTTCCACAATTCAAGGTTTTTCAACGCAGCTcagtttgaagttcttcatTTTCATCCTCATTCCTTAATCCTTGCGGATTCTTCCTCTCTATCAAAGCTCCTTTCATTTCCTCCGTCCCATCCGTCCCATCCTCTCCTACCATCACTccaccctctccctccctctcagcaGGCTCACATTCCGAGCTTCCAGCAGGCTTGCTGTGGCCATGCTGCATAGCATGTGGGAGTGTCGTGTGTGATGTCACCTGttccttttatcttttattcatAAGTTTAAGAGTTACTTAATAGGCCCACTCGAGTTGAATAGTTACTCCACATTCTTATAACgtcaatcaaaacaaacagctcTTGCTTAAACGGAGATCTACAGCCATCATGAAGTTAAGTCTGTCTTCCAAACCGCTTAAAGAGTACAAGATACTCAAGATACATCCATCTTTAAATGAAAAGGAGGCGCATGCCACTCTTTTCCTTGCCATGGTGGTCTTTCATATCTTTAAGAGGACTGGTGCAATCAAGGGACTTTCTGACAAAGAGATATCCTCCCACATCTCTCGCGTGGTGTTTAAATCACGGAAAGGAATTACTGTGGCTGCAGAAAACGTCCCTCACATCAGAAAAGCCAAGTCTTTGGCTAAGGCCGTCATTGAAGAGCTTCAAAAGAAGTATGGAGACCAGCTGAAGTACATGCTGCTCGAACCGGATGCAGTTGTGGAAGCTTTCGTTGTTCGCTGCCTCaagaaacacattaaaaggCAGTTTCAGCAGAGGAACCAATGGAACGACGACACCAAGGAGCGTTTTCCCTTTCTCCTACTTCTTTTGTCCTTCGCTGGTTACTTCCTCATGCTCATTGGCTTGACCATGGGGAtcattatatttacattatagTCCGAATACACAAAGCACAGTTTTGCCTTGGCAATCATGATGCAAATggctctgtccttagacccttgGTTCATGTAAGGAACAACTTACTCTGATAAACTTTTAATTTAGGAGAAAATGGAGAACCTGGCCGTGACAGTATACAATGTTCTGTATCACCTACCAGAAGGGAGAAGTTAAAATGAGTCCCAGTGTGACTTTGCCTGATTTTCCACTCAAGTTGTGAATAGGGAGCTGGTTTTCAAAAAAAGATCCTCTCTGCAGAGCTTATTGTCCATTGCAGTCtgttcttgtcttgttttggtGACTGATCCGAAGTGGACAGTGATGAAAGTACAGCAATCAGACTGGGTTATTGCTGTATAGCAGCAGATCAGCAACTCTGTGGCAGGCTGAGCTTCCTGAGTTGGTGCACGCATCGTCTGCTGGATCCCAGAAACCTGTAATGCAATGGGGGGGGATTTCTCATAAAGCCATTGTCTCCACAGTCTTAAGTCGTATGTTCAGTTCCAGGTTGGTCTGAAAACTGTGCAACCTACCATCTATTTGCAGACTTGTTACTGTCTCTGATGAGGTCTGTGACACTTGTATAGTCTGCAAACGTCAGGAGTTTAACAGAAGGGTCACTTGAGGTGAAGTTGTTGGTAGAGGGAGAGGAGCATTTGGGAGAATGCACATCCATGGGGGATCCAGAGCTGATTGTGTGGGTCTCTTGCTTGTCTGTCATGTCTTGCATCTCCTGCCCGTCACACTGAGAGTTGCCGCTCCAATAACCATACTAGATCTATGAATGGCAGAGGAAAGGTCTGACCAGCGGAGTGTCTCGTGTTTAAAAGTTCCTCCTGAAGGTATCAGATCACGGAaactcacaaaaacagaacCCGTATCAGGGAGTGAAGCACCGAAGCTGCCTTCTGTGGCACCATAGACCTTCCCTCGTGTCAGTATCAAGTGGCATCATGGCCTGCTACCAATCAACAACCATACAAACCAAgctaaaaaacacttttccatACCACTGTCATTGTTAGAGACCAAGCGCCACAGCAGACCACAAGGCCTATTGTGTTTGCTTCGATTACAACTGTCCTCTGTCAAAGTTAGTCAATGCCTGGGTCGCCTTTCTgaattatttaatcatttttggtGACACCTTTTTTAAGGAAATTTGTTGAAAGTTTCATAGAATGTCAAATGGGATGTCCATGGCAAGTTTAAGAAGAGTCCCCAGCCTGAAACCAAATGAGTAAACATTATTTACTCAGATTCAATGCGCCTCCTACAGGcaacaggaaatgaaatgttttattttcctgtaaCTTCACTGCACATTGTTCAAGACAAACTTGATATGTGTGATAAGAGCCCTGGCCCAAAGAGTGTATGTGAATATTGACTGAGTTATAGCGCCACCAGCGGGCAACAGGAAATGCCAAGTTTTAGGTCCCTTCCTGGATGATTGAAAGCACAATcgtgcagagaaaaaaaaaacactgttatcCACAATGTAGGCCTCAACCATTgaaagtaatcattttaaataccaCATATATTAGTAGTatcatataataaaatataataaaacaacatattcTGTGGAGGAAGTAAAAGGGTCAGTGAGTTTGGTGCCATCTTCTGGAGATTAGTAGCCATTCGTTCTGGTGGAGAGCAGAGCCAGTTTTATAATGCAGCATCTTATAAATGGGTTTTAATCCGATTCcatgtggaaaaacacaaaaggttAATGATACATAAAACAGGTCTTAAGTTGTTGTTAACTCTGACTGTGTGAATAAGGAGGTGCAACTATATATAGCtctattattttctactttttcaaTGTAGTATTTATAAATGAGTGGAGACCATAATCATAGTGTTTAATTTGTGCACTAATGTTGAAATCTTCCTCCAATTATAACATGGTAAATAAATGAACCTCCCTTGCAGCCACTTTGCAAACTAAGGGTTAAGGCAGCAGCGCCTTCTACGCACAGGTGTCTTCTCCCCAGTCCTTTATGAAACAGCCCCTGCAAACTGTGGGAGAACTTTCTTCTAAGTTGATCATAACTGTAACCCAGCTGGGTTTCGCTCTGCGACCAGACAGGTCACTGTAGTTCGATGTTAAGTGGGCTTTTGCGCAGCGCAGCCTTAATCTCTCGCTACTACTAAACCTGAAGAGCTCTCCACATCGACGCCGCTCTCGCCTGCTCGCTGTTTCTGATTCCAGCGCTTAggactttttttggggggttagagtgtggactgtttgtttttccttcttgaATCAAAGCTGTGACTTCGCTGGATTTCTTTTCTCCCTGGTCTCTTTTGTTGGTTGCATTACGCGCTCGACATGTGGTGGATGCTGTTCCCCCGCTGGATTTGGTTTCTCGTGggacactgttttattttactccTCTACATGGACCGATGCCGTGTCAGCGCGATGCCGATGCCGATGTCGGTGGCAAAAGTGGTGTACTCTCACGCAGGTCTGTGCCCGAACGACCTGAACCCCAACCTGTGGGTGGATGCGATGAGCACCTGTATGCGCGAGTGTGAATCTGACCAGGTGAGTGGTTCACCTGCCACTGATGCGTGTGAAACTGTGAAAATAatgtttccatttccattaTACACTAGTATAACATGAACAGGTATGTCATCAAAATCATTTTATCTATGGACAAATGGTTTAAAAGTgtttattcatcatcatcatcatcatgcatAAAATGAGAATAGTTAGTCCAAATAAcgaatttattattttctgcatGTAATTATTACAAACATAAGAGCTAAAACATTTATCCGTAATTACGGATTGTCAGGgttaaagcagcaaacatagacgtaagtgtgtgtctgtctataGTTTTATACGAAGCTTGGACATAGTCTGTCCTCAGTGTATGACTCTAAAGAGCAGGTTCTGTCATAACCTAAAGCCTGTCTAAATGTTTAACAGCATAAAGGATGGATTATTCCCGCCAATTTCtgctttttttgcatttgtttttttttcttttactaaaGCAACAGGCAGGAACCAAACTCAAAAACCCCAAAGCATTCATGTTATGTCAATATAAATCCACCCACACtgtatgcatttaaaaaactctaatttttattttatccagCAGCCATTCACACAACACGCAGTTTCATATTAAATACAGAAGAGAACAGAAGATTTTAGTCCCTCCAGTGTCTTTAGACAAAGAGTCCTCCCTGATTTCAGTGATCTAGCTCTTTATTTTGGAGGTGGACCTGGTTACACATTCAGGGAAAATGGACACACAATCCAAAACCAAATTACTAGCTCTGCGGGGGGCAGGGGTATATCCACAGGCAGGGATTCAACAGGGGGAATGTTATTTGAAATACCTAAAAAAAttgagaacttttttttttttctccaacccTAGGACTGTGAGTCGTTCGAGAAGTGCTGCCCTAACGTGTGTGGCAACAAGAGCTGTGTGGCCGCGCGCTATATTGACATCAAGGGCAACAGGGGACCCATTGGAATGCCAAAGGGTGCCACCTGCGACAAGTTCATGTGCTCCCAGCAGGGGTCCGAGTGTGACATCTGGGACAGTCAGCCTGTCTGTAAGTGCCGCGATCGCTGTGAGAGGGAGCCCCACTTCACGTGTGCATCTGATGGCATGACATATTATAACAAGTGCTACATGGATGCTGAGGCTTGTTCCAAGGGTATCTCTATCTCTGAGGTCACCTGCAGGTAACATGTTAAGTATTTTAGATCATCtactttctgtttttgtttgatgaGGTAAAGTTGTCTTCTTTCAGTCACCGTCATTGAAGCGTTTCCAGTATAGATGTCAAGCTTACAGTTTTCATAGGAGCGTTTGACTAATTCCTTTGTTATTCACCTTACCTACAGGTATCACCTGACCTGGCCAAACACCAGCCCAATCCCCGCAGAGACCACCGCACACCCCACCACTGCCCGACAGACCACCCTCCCAGCTGACATCCAACTACCCATGATACACAGCGGCACCAGCGAACAAGCTGTTTTTGTTGGAGAGACAGCTAGTTTCCTGTGCGAGGTGTCGGGGAAGCCTCGTCCGCAAGTCACCTGGGAGAAACAGCTGAAGGGCAAAGAGAACACCATAATGAGACCTAATCATGTACGTGGGAACACTGTGGTGACTAACATTGGCCAGCTGGTCATATATAATGCACAACTTCAGGATGCCGGCATTTATACATGCACTGCCAAGAATGTTGGGGGAAGCGTGTCATCACACTTCCCCTTGGCAGTGATCAAGAGGGAAATGAAAGGTAAGAGCGCAGAAGGGAATAGTACCAACCTGCCTTTCCCAGCTGAAGAGTGCCTCAAGAGCCCAGACACGGATGACTGTGGTGACGAGAGCATGAGCTGGTACTACGAACCGAAAAGGAACAATTGCTTCACCTTCACCTACAGCCAGTGCAATAAAAACCGCAACCATTTCGACACCTATGAAGCCTGCATGCTGTCATGTGGAGGAGAGCTCGCAGCTCCCTGTAGCCTACCAAGCATCCAAGGGCCTTGCAAGGCGTACGAGCCTCGCTGGGCTTACAGCAACAGCCTCAAGAAGTGCCAGTCTTTTGTCTACGGAGGCTGCGGCGCCAACGAGAACAACTTTGAATCCAAAGAAGCCTGTGAAGAGATGTGTCCTTTTCCAAAGAATCACAACTGCAAGATGTGTAAACCCCGGGGCAAGATGGTCAGCAGTTTCTGCAAGAGTGACTTTGTGATCCTGG of Solea solea chromosome 16, fSolSol10.1, whole genome shotgun sequence contains these proteins:
- the wfikkn2a gene encoding WAP, Kazal, immunoglobulin, Kunitz and NTR domain-containing protein 2 encodes the protein MWWMLFPRWIWFLVGHCFILLLYMDRCRVSAMPMPMSVAKVVYSHAGLCPNDLNPNLWVDAMSTCMRECESDQDCESFEKCCPNVCGNKSCVAARYIDIKGNRGPIGMPKGATCDKFMCSQQGSECDIWDSQPVCKCRDRCEREPHFTCASDGMTYYNKCYMDAEACSKGISISEVTCRYHLTWPNTSPIPAETTAHPTTARQTTLPADIQLPMIHSGTSEQAVFVGETASFLCEVSGKPRPQVTWEKQLKGKENTIMRPNHVRGNTVVTNIGQLVIYNAQLQDAGIYTCTAKNVGGSVSSHFPLAVIKREMKGKSAEGNSTNLPFPAEECLKSPDTDDCGDESMSWYYEPKRNNCFTFTYSQCNKNRNHFDTYEACMLSCGGELAAPCSLPSIQGPCKAYEPRWAYSNSLKKCQSFVYGGCGANENNFESKEACEEMCPFPKNHNCKMCKPRGKMVSSFCKSDFVILGRVTELTEEQESGHALVTVEEILKDEKMGLKFFGKEPLEVTLLNMDWNCPCPNITVSKGQLIIMGDVQNGMAILQPDSFVGSSSTRRIRKLREFIHKKTCDFL